A window of the Phaseolus vulgaris cultivar G19833 chromosome 5, P. vulgaris v2.0, whole genome shotgun sequence genome harbors these coding sequences:
- the LOC137836220 gene encoding VQ motif-containing protein 17-like: MSNLSCQKTSSSKLENLHLVFLQDILPLFFSTLVSTFRINHYTATFYQCYQEDMTKLHISSPSSLSSKLGVNRDSHVISKFKSEIRIVHIFAPEIIEIDAANFRELVQRLTGKPEEGRGRSNSKTSLTKDPMDSHPKEALIIQDEEEFLSLQNGIRVKDEHEEEEAQDDLWRSKLNKKFSGFLDGFSEFDCLLEELSTTPEVNQD; the protein is encoded by the coding sequence ATGTCCAATCTTAGTTGCCAAAAGACATCTTCAAGTAAACTTGAGAATCTGCACCTTGTTTTCTTGCAGGATATACTTCCATTATTTTTTTCCACTCTTGTTTCAACATTCAGAATCAACCACTACACTGCAACTTTCTATCAGTGTTACCAAGAAGATATGACAAAGCTACACATTTCTTCTCCAAGCTCACTATCCTCAAAGCTAGGAGTTAACAGAGACTCACATGTCATCTCAAAGTTCAAGTCAGAGATTAGGATAGTTCATATATTTGCTCCTgaaataattgaaattgatgctgCTAATTTTAGAGAGTTAGTTCAAAGACTCACAGGAAAGCCAGAAGAAGGGAGAGGTAGAAGCAACTCCAAAACTTCACTAACCAAAGATCCCATGGATTCACACCCGAAGGAGGCCTTGATCATTCAGGATGAAGAGGAGTTTCTGAGTCTGCAAAATGGGATAAGGGTAAAAGATGAACATGAAGAGGAAGAAGCTCAAGATGATCTATGGAGATCAAAGTTAAACAAGAAGTTCAGTGGCTTCCTTGATGGGTTCTCAGAATTTGATTGTCTGCTGGAAGAGTTAAGCACTACGCCTGAAGTGAATCAAGATTAA
- the LOC137834922 gene encoding uncharacterized protein, translating into MESSLGDMLIKVGVFVLVQALVYLILSNSSNIFSKNIKRSNSFRPARSVSIRRMLALISDFPSEGEPSPSPKTPKSPSLQS; encoded by the coding sequence ATGGAGAGCAGCTTAGGAGACATGCTGATTAAGGTTGGTGTGTTCGTACTGGTTCAAGCTTTGGTGTACCTTATCCTTTCCAATTCATCAAACATCTTCTCCAAGAACATCAAGAGATCCAACAGCTTCAGACCTGCAAGATCTGTCAGTATTCGTAGGATGCTGGCTTTGATCTCTGATTTTCCATCTGAAGGAGAACCTTCTCCTTCTCCAAAGACTCCTAAATCACCATCTCTTCAAAGTTAA
- the LOC137834926 gene encoding uncharacterized protein: protein MATAAEPEAKTYWCHECDMSVSLTLPPSPLLCPHCHTHFLELMDSPFSQNDAESPLFDVLFQDALLLLSPKPLPTKPRPLPSVHVTPSLLSALDPNGVVFCAVCKDQIALDAEAKQLPCKHLYHADCITPWLELHASCPLCRLRLEEEAAAEEEEEEGDGVVTEIRRELIARLSELTEEDFYGLRTTLSHIASRHALIEENENRPQIGEPRGI, encoded by the exons ATGGCGACGGCGGCGGAGCCCGAAGCGAAGACCTACTGGTGCCACGAATGCGACATGAGCGTGTCCCTCACGCTCCCTCCCTCGCCTCTCCTCTGCCCGCACTGCCACACCCACTTCCTCGAACTCATGGACTCTCCCTTCTCCCAAAACGACGCCGAATCACCGCTCTTCGACGTTCTCTTCCAGGACGCGCTCTTGCTGCTCTCCCCCAAGCCCCTTCCTACCAAACCCCGCCCTCTCCCCTCCGTCCACGTCACCCCGTCGCTCCTCTCCGCGCTCGACCCCAACGGCGTCGTTTTCTGCGCCGTCTGCAAAGACCAAATTGCCCTCGACGCCGAGGCCAAACAGTTACCCTGCAAACACCTCTACCACGCCGACTGCATCACGCCCTGGCTCGAGCTCCACGCCTCCTGCCCGCTGTGCAGGCTCCGCCTGGAGGAAGAAGCGGCGgcggaggaggaggaagaggagggTGACGGCGTGGTGACGGAGATCCGGCGGGAGCTGATCGCGAGGCTGTCGGAGTTGACGGAGGAGGATTTCTACGGGCTGAGGACCACGCTCAGCCACATTGCCTCGCGCCACGCGCTCATCGAAGAGAACGAGAACCGCCCGCAAATTGGCGAACCTCGAG GTATATAG